DNA from Thermoanaerobaculia bacterium:
CGACATTGCGGGAGGGTCGGATAGAAAGCACCTGTTTCCAATCACTTGCGAGGGCGTCCTCTTTGGCACCGGCCCTGCAATCTCCTCTTGACGGACAGCCTTCGGAATTCACCGTTGGCAGCAGTTCCCAAGGCACGAGGAGAGAACATGATTCAGAAACTCCGGAATCGCCAGCGGGGCTTCACACTGATCGAGCTTCTGATCGTGGTGGCCATCATCGGTATCATCGCCGCCATCCTGATCCCGAACTTGATCGACGCCCTGCAGAAGGCGAAGCAGAAGCGCACCATGGCCGACATGCGCAACGTCGGCACGGCCTGGCTCTCGTGGGTCACGGACGTCGTCTCCGGCGCCGCGGCCGGCCAGGGTGTCACGACCTGGTCCGGTACTGATTACCTCACCATCACGCATTCGGAACTCTTCCAGACCCTCCATCCGTCGACGACCTTCTTCTACCTGAACGAGCTGCCGAAGAGGGACGGCTGGAAGAACAGCTACGCCTACGGCTATACCCAGAATCCGCTCGGCTCGCAGGTCATCGCGATCGGCAGCCGCGGACGGGACGGCGCCACGAATGCGGCCACTCCCCTGGCCGCTAGCATCACCATTGGACCGTTCACCCCGACCAAGTACGACGAGGACATCATCTGGGCCGACGGCTTCTTCGTTCGCTGGCCCGGCGGCGCCGACACCGGCGGCGGCAGCTGACCTTCGCATTTCACAACTGAATTCCCCGAACGCCGCGGTCCTCCGCGGCGTTCGTCTTTTGGGGCGACTCCCCTCGGGCTCCTCTCGTCCAGCTGCTGCCGGCTTCTATAGACTGCCTTCACTTTGCGCCCGGTACCGAGCTCCTGGCTGGCCTTCCTGCTGCTTGCCGCCACAGGTGTCGGCGCCGCTCCGGCGGCGAGCGATCGCGCGGTCCGCTCTCCGGCCGCGTCCCTCCTCGCCGCCTATCTCGCCGTCGACACGACGAATCCTCCCGGCAACGAGCGCGCCGGAGCCGAGCTCCTCGCCCGGACGCTCGCCGAAGCCGGCATCGAGTCACAGCTGCTGGTCTCGCCGCGCGGCCGGGTGAGTCTGCACGCGCGTCTCGAAGCGACCACCGCAGGAACCCGCGCGGGCGCGCTCCTCCTCCTGCACCACATCGACACGGTGCCGGCGGGACCCGGGTGGCGACACCCGGCGCACGGCGGCGAAGTGCATGCGGGCGAGCTCTGGGGGCGCGGCGCGATCGACGCCAAAGGGCTCGGCGTCGCCCACCTGATGGCGTTCCTCGAGCTCGCGCGCTCGCCGCAGCCGCGCCGCCGTGCGGTCGTCTTTCTCGCCGTCGCCGACGAGGAGGCGGGCGGCGGCGAAGGCACCGGCTGGCTGATCGAGTCGCATCCCGAGCTCTTCGCGGACGCCGCCGTGGTGTTGAACGAAGGCGGCGTCAACAAGGCGGTCGCGGGCCGGGCGCTCTTCTGGGGCATCGAGGTCGACCAGAAACGGCCGCTCTGGCTCGAGGTCGCGGCGACCGGCCGCCCCGGCCACGCCTCGGCCGCGAACCCCGAGAGCGCCACGCACCGCCTCGTCGCCGGGCTCGCCCGCCTGGTGGCGGCGCCGCGACCGCGGCGGGTCACCGCGGCGGCCGCCGACTTCATCACCGCGCTCGCCCGTTTCGACCCGCAGGCGCGGGGTGCGCTCGCCGAAGTACGCGCCCTCGGGGCGCTGCGCGCGGCCGGGGGTCCGGGAGAGACGGCAGATGCGGATCCGGCGGGAGCCGGCGCGGCGCAGCCCCTCTCCCTGCCCGGCTTCGAGAGCCTGTTGACCGACACCCTGCAAGTCACCACCCTCGCCGGCTCCGAACGGATCAACGTCGTCGCCGGCGAAGCGCGCGCCGGCATCGACGTCCGGCTCCTGCCGGACACCGACGAGAAGGCGTTCGTCGGCGAGGTCGAGCGGATCCTCGGTCCCGGGTTCACAGTGAACGTTCGCCTCGGCTCGAAGGCCACCCCTCCCTCCTCTTCGACCAGTGCCGACTACCGCACCCTCGCCGCGGCGCTCGCTGCGCCGGCGCCCAGCGCCCAGCCTGCGCCGGTTCCCGTCGTGCCGGCCTTCATCCCGGCGTTCACCGACTCGCGTTTCTTTCGCGCCCGCGGGATTGCGGCTTACGGTCTGCAGCCGTTTGCGCTCGACGGCCTGCTCCTGCGCAGCATCCATGCACCGGACGAGCGCATTCCGCTCACCGTCCTCGACCGCGGCGTCGAGACCATGACCCGCGTGCTGCGCGCGCTGGCCTCCGCGCCGCCGGCCGCCGACCCCGCGCTCCCATGACGCCGGCGGCGCCGCTCGGGAGCGGCCGCGGGCGGGCGCTGCGTGTCCCGCTCCTGCTCGGTGCCCTCCTCGCTCTCTTCTACGCACCGCTCGCCGACCCGCAGGCCGTCCTCGCGACGCGCGACATGGTCGAGTACCACCTGCCGATGCGGACCGCCTTCGCGCACCTCGCGAGCGTCGGCCTGCCGCAGTGGGACCCGTTCGCGCACGGCGGCCAGCCGCTGCTGTCGAACCCGAACTACGGCGCTCTCTATCCGCTCTCCTGGCTCGCTCTGGTCTTCCCGCCCGCCATGGCGCTCAACCTCCTCGTGCTGCTGCATGCCGGGCTCGCCGCCTGGGGGGCGTTCCGGCTGGCGCGCCGGCTCGGTGCCGGAGCGAGCGCGGCGGTGCTCGCCGCCGTCGCCTACGCCTGCGGGCCGACCTTCCTCGCGCTCCTCCACACCCTGACCATCGCTCTCGCGATGAGCTTTCTGCCGTGGGTGATGGAGTTCGCGCTCGCGGTGCTCGACCCGGCGCCCGGGCAGCGGACGCGGCGCGCCTGGTACGGGCTCTCCTTCGCGCTGACGGCGATTCTCATCCTCGGCGATCCGCTGCTCGTCGCCATGACGCTCGTCACCGTCGCGGCCTTCGTTCTCGGCAGGCCTCGCGCGCGTCTTCTCCGGCTGCCGCAGATCGCCGGCGCGTTCGCTTTCTCGATCGCCCTCGCCGCCATCCAGCTGGTCCCGATGCTGGCGCGACTCGCCGACTCGCCGCGCGCCGCCGGACTCGACTGGCGGCAGGCGACCTCCTGGTCGCTTCCCTGGCAACGCATCGCCGAGCTCTTCTTCCCGAGGTTCTTCGGCGATGCCACGCGTCCCGAGCTGGCGCTCTTCTTCGGCTGGGGAATCCACGATCGCGACTACCCCTACCTGGTCTGGATCGGGGTCGGACTGCCGCTGCTGCTGCTCAGCCTCGCCGCCTGGCTGCGCCGCGACACGCCGGAACGGGCCACCTGGGCGCTGATGACGCTGGCCGGGATCTTCCTCGCCCTGGGTCGGCACAACCCGCTCTACCAGTGGGCCTGGAGCTACCTGCCCGGTGTCGACAAGCTGCGCTTCCCCGAGAAGTTCCTGCTCCTCGCGCTGACGGCGGCGGTCTTCGCGGGCGCCCTCGGCTGGCAACGCCTGCTCGACCAACGCGACGAGCGCGACCCCGCGAACCCGGAGCGCCGCGGCCGGGCCCTCGCCGCCGAGCTCCCCGCGGCGCTCGCGGCGCTCCTCGTCCTCGCCGCCCTGGGGCTCGCTCTGCTCGCCTTCTTTGCGCCGCAGCTCATCGCCTGGTTCGCGCGGTCGCACGCCGGCCTGCCGCTGGTCGACGAGACCCTGCAACGGGCGCTCGGCTTCTACCGCCGGGAGAGCCTCCTCGCCATCGGCTTCGCGCTCGCGACCCTGGCGCTCTTCGCCGCCGCCCGCTTCACCCGGGCCCCCCGGCGACGGCTCGAGGGCGCCGCCATCGCGCTGGTCGCGCTCGAGCTCTGGACGTACGGCCACGCCCTGGTGCGCACCCTGCCCGCGGCCGCGCTCTTCGCTCCGCCGCGCCTGGCGCGCGAGCTGCCGCCCAGGGCTCTGCGCCTGTTCTCGGACGAGCCCTACCGGCGCGACAAGACCGAGCTCGTCGTCACCGCCGGAAATCCCCGCCTGCGCTGGGCGCGTGCCCCGCTCGAACGCCTCGACTCGCGGGCCGCGAATCTCCTCGGCTACTCCTACGCGCTGGACAAGGACTACGATCTCTCGCTGACCCGGTCGGCGGCGCGGGCGGTGCGCTTCTACGAACAGGTGCGGCGGTTCCCCGAGCTCGAGCTCCATCTGCTCGGCGCCTGGAGCGTCTCGCACATCGTCGAGCGCAAGTCCGCCGAGGAGCTCCTCGAGGAGGCGAAGCGGCTCGGGCCGACCCTCGCGCCGTCGATCTCCCCCGTGCGCCTGCGCGCCAACCCGTTCGCGCTGCCGCCGTACCGCTTCGTCGCAGGCGGCCTGGTCTTTCCGGACGCCGCGATCGCCGAGCGCGCGGCGGCGCGCGCCCATCTGCCGTTGAACGCCCGCGAGTTCCTGATCGCCGACTCGCCGCTGCCGCCGCTGCCCGTCCTGCCCTCCGGCCGGCTCGACGACGCCCGCATGGTGAAGGTCGTGGATCGCGGCAGCGAGCTCCGGCTGACCTATGCGGCGCGCCATGCGGCACTGCTGGTGGTCGCCGCCACCTACGACACCCGCTGGGATGCGGCGTCGGGAGAGCAGAAGCTGCCGGTCTACGAAACCGCGGCCGGTTACATGGCGGTGCTGGTGCCGGCCGGCGAGGGCGAGGTTCGGATGCGCTTCCGCGATCCCTGGGTGAGCCTCGGCGCGGCGATCACCGCCACGACGATCCTCGTGGCGTTCTGGTTCGCGGCGCGCTCGCGACGGCGCTGCCATACAATCGCGCCACCGTGCCGCCGATCGAGTTCTTCGTCGTCTACGCCGCCCTCGTCGGCCTGATCGTCGGCAGTTATCTGAACGTCGTCGTTCACCGGTTGCCGCATCAGCAGTCGACGGTGGTGCCGCGGTCGCGCTGTCCGCAGTGCGGCGCGGCGATCCGGGTGCGCGACAACCTGCCCGTGCTGAGCTGGCTCCTGCTGCGCGGGCGCTGCCGGGACTGCGGCGCGCGGATCTCCGTGCGCTATCCGCTGATCGAGCTCCTGACCGCGGCGCTCTTCGCCGGTGCGGTGCTGCGCTTCGGCGTCACGCCGACCGCCGCCGCGGGCGCGCTCTTCTCTGCGGCGCTTCTGGCGCTCGCGGCGATCGACGTCGAGCACTTCCTGCTGCCCGATCGGATCACCCTCCCCGGCATCGGGCTCGCCCTGGCCGCGCAGCCGCTCCTCGTCTGGGGATCTCTCGCCGGAGCCCTCCAGGGCGCCCTCGTCGGCGCCGGCATCCTGCTCGTCATGGCGGGTCTCTGGGAGCTCCTGCGCGGGGTCGAGGGGATGGGATTGGGCGACGTCAAGATGCTCGCCATGATCGGCGCCTTCCTCGGCGTGCACGGCGTCGTCGTGACCCTCGTCTTCGCCTCGTTCGCAGGCTCGGTCGTCGGCATCACGCTCCTCGCCCGCGGCTCGATCGAGCTCCAGGGCAAGCTCCCGTTCGGTCTCTTCCTGGCGCTCGGCGGTGCCATCGCGCTCTTCGCCGGCGAGCCGCTGACGCGGGCCTACCTCGCCCTGCTATGACCCGCGGTCGTGGCCTGCGGCGGGACGCGCCGATCCTGCTGCCGGCGTCGCTCCTCCTGCTCGCGATGCTGGCGTCGGTCACCCTGATGTCGTACCGCGCTGCCATCGCCCGCTTCGCGGCCGAGCGCGAGCAGGCAGCGCTCCGGCTGGCGATCGGACTCTCGGAGGCGGTCCGGCTGTCGAAGAGCGACGAGATCGGCGTCCTGGCGCGGTGGCTGCCGCCGGGCGCCGGGGTGGCGATCTCCGACGTGCGTGGGGGAGTGCGTTCCACGGCCGGATCCGCCGGCGCCGAGATCGCCGCCTCGCCCGCGCCGCGCTCCGCCGGTCTCGCGACGCCCCACGTCGAGGGCTTCGGGCAGCGCGCCGGAGAGGATCGCGCCGGCGGCCCGGCGGCGGAACGCATGCGCGCCTTCGTGCCGTTCGAGCGCGGTGGGCAGCGCCTCCTTCTGCGCCTCGAGGTTCCCGAGCCCGCCCTCTTCGCCCAGCAGCGCAGCCTCCGCGTTCTCACGCCGGTGGTCTTCGGCCTCTCGGCGGCCGTGGCGCTCCTCGCCATCCTCTTCCTGCGCGCCCTGGTGCGCCCTTACGAGGAGCTGCTCGAGAAGGCCCGTGCGATCTCGCCCGCCGGAGCTCCGGCGGCGACTCGCGAGCCCGCCACCGGCCGCGGCGACGATGTCGAGTTCCTGCTCGCGACCTTCGATCGCGCCCTCGCCGCGCTGCGCACCGAGAGCGGGCAGGGGGCCACCAGTGACGACCTTTCCGCCGTCGAGCGCACGCTCGGGCCGCAGCTCGAGAGCGGCCTCCTGATGTTCGATCGCGACGGCCGCCTGCTCGCCGCCAATCCTGCCGCGCTCGAGCTGCTCGGCGCCGCCCCCGCGGCGGGCGGGCCGTCGACCGCGGCCCGCGCCGAAGCCGCGCTCGCCGCGCACGCCGGGCTCGCCGCCGTCCTCTCCTCGGCGATCGCCGAGCGGCGCTCGATTCCGCGCGCCTCGGTCGCGATCGAACGGGCCGGGCACAGGGTGGAGCTCGGACTGACCCTGCAGGCCCTGCGCCGCGAAGGCACACCGGCGCCCGGGGCGAGCGCTTCGAGCGCGACGGACGCTGCCGTCCGGAGCGACCGGACCGTCGCTGGCGCCGGCTTCCTGGTGCTCTTCGCGGACGTCACCGACCTCTCGCGCCGCGAAGCGGAGGAGCGCTTCGCGGCCGGTCTCGCCCAACTCGGCGAGCTCTCCGCAGGTGTCGCGCACGAGCTGCGCAACAGTCTCGCGACCGTGCAGGGCTACCTCGGCCTCGCGGCCCGGCGGACCCTGCCGCCGCAGGCCGCCGAGGAGATCGCCGAGGCGCGCCGCGAGGCGGCCGAGCTCGCCCGCATCGTGGACGATTTCCTGACCTTCGCGCGGCCCGGCTCGGGCGTCCTCGAACCGGTCGGGCTCGCCGCCCTGCTGGCGCGGGCGGCGAGCGATCCGGCGCTCGCCGGCGTCGCGGTCGAGCTCGCGCCGGCGGACCCTTCCGTGCCGGCGATTGCCGGCGATCCGCATCTGCTGCAGCGTGCCTTGCGCAATCTCCTGCTCAACGCCGCCCAGGCGACGCTTGCCCATGCGGACGACGCGCAAGCCGGCGTCCCGGCTGCCGGCAGGGCTCCGATCGTCGTTGCGCTCCGCCGCGACGGCGCCGCGGCCGTGATCACCATCGACGACAGCGGCGGCGGAATCTCTGCCGAGATTCGCGACCGCCTGTTCGAGCCGTTCGCCTCGGGGCGGGCGGGCGGGGCCGGACTCGGCCTCGCGCTGGCGCGCCGCATCGTTGTCATGCACGGCGGCAGCCTCGCGCTGCTGCCGCGCGAGCCGCACGGGGTGCGCGCCGAGATCCGGTTGCCGCTTGGCAATTCGGCTACCTAAGGTAGCAGACCTCTCCCCGCGTTCCGCCCCCCCTGCCGGAGTGCCAGGCAGAACTGTTGGAAACACGAGCCTTAGCACGCTCCGCAGGCGCCCCCGCAGTTGGTATCGGAGTTGCTCTACTTCTCCCTGACCTCCGAAGGAGAACTTCATGCAACCTGTCCGGAACGGCTCGACAGCCCCGTGCCCCCCTCCCCGCTCGAGCGAGGCCGGCTTCTCGGTCATCGAGGGGCTGATCGCGGCGCTGCTGTTGCTCGTCGTCACCCTCGGCATCCTGCCGCTCTTCTCGCGCGCCATGAACAACAACGTCAAGGGCAACGACTCGACGCGGCAGTCGAACGGCGCGACCGACTCGCTGGAGTCGGCGGAGGCCCTGCCGTTCAACAGTGGCGCCCTGTTCGTGGCCGGCGGCAGTACCTCCGTCGTGGTGAACGAGACGCTCGCGCTCAAGAAGATCGCTTCGCCCACCGGCGGACCCGACCAGGCGATCTCGAACCTCTGGGAACTGCCGGCCGACCTCGGCACCGACGATCTCCAGATCATGAATCGTCAACGCACCGTGCGCCAGTTCAGTTTCGACGACTTCGTCGACAACCAGACCTTTGACAACCCGCTCGACGGTGACGTCGAACCACGGCTGATTCATTTCAAAGTCGTCGACGTCACGATGCAGGACGCCTCCGACGCCGGGGCCATTCCTTACCAGCTGCGCGTCATCCAGGCGTACTGAGGAGAGCCCCGAATGCCCTCGAATCCGCAGAACTCCCGGCAGGCCGGTTTCTCCCTCATCGAGCTCCTGATCGGCATGCTGATCGCGGTCGAGATTCTCGTCGCCGCGCTCACCATTTTCGACGTCCACAACCGAATGGCGCGGGTCCAGCTGCAGATCACCGACATGCAACAGTCGCTCCGCGTCGCGCAATACGACATGGTGCGCACTACCCGCATGGCCGGGCGTGGCGGGCTGCCTGCCGAATTTCGCGTCGACAACGACGACATCTCCGTGCCCTGGCTGCGCGGACTCGCGGTCGAGGTGCGCGATAACGTCCTCGAAGGCGGTGACGATCAGGTCGCGCTCGGCATCGACGAACCGGTGGCCCAGCCCGGCACCGACATCCTCACCGTACGCGGCTGCCTCTCGGGTCTCCTGTTCCAGATGGACCCGACCGATCCGACCGACTTCACCGCCACGACCCTCACCATCAACCGGGATCTCCCCAACGGCCGTTCGCAGGATCTCGCGCAGCTCCTCGAGCCGGGTTTCTCGAGCCCGATGCTGCTCCAAAGCTCGGTGAGCCGCGGCCAGTACGTGGTCGCCGAGGTCGCGAGCGTCGCAGGAAACGCGACGAGCGTGGTCTTGACCATCACCTTCGCGTCGACGCTCTCGCCGCCCAATCCGCTCGTCGTCGCCCTCCCGGCGGGATTCGTTCCCGGCTTCGCCTGCGCGCTCGAGGAGTACCGCTACTACGTGCGGCCGACGAATATCGCCGACGCGAACGGCGATATCCAGCTCAGCCCGAAGCTCGCCCGGGCGCGGATGATCCCGGGCACGGAGCTCCCCCATGACGAGGACGACGCCAATCTCTCGCTCGACTTGGCCGACGAGATCTTCGACCTCCAGGTCGCGCTCGGCTTCGACACTGATTACGACTCCGCCGGCAGCGGCGTCGGCTCGTTCGACGACGACGTCGATTCCCTGGGCGTCGACGACGTCTTCTACGAGGGTGTCGACGACGATGCCCGCTCTACCGACGACTGGCTCGGCAACTCGAGCTCGGACAACCCGGCTGCGACGCAGTACCGGGTGAACGCCGCGATCGCGGCGCGCCCGGTGCGGCTCTACTACGTCCGCATCTCCACCCTCGGCCGAACGGCGCGGCGCGATGCGAAGTATGCCGCCCCGGACTTCGATCCCGTGGCCGGCGAGGACTTCATCGAGAACAACAACTACGACGTTGATCCGGCGAGCTACTTCAAGACCCCGGAGAACCGCCAGTTCCGACATCGGCTCCTGCGGACCGTGGTCGACCTGCGCAACATTTGAGCCAGTGAGCCACTGATCCATTCGAGCCACCGAGACGATCGAGGCCCCTTATGAATAGAACATCCGCTTCTCCCGACGCCCGCGCCGACCGCCGCTCTGAAGCCGGCAGCGCCTATCTCGCCACCCTCCTCGTGTTGGTGGTGCTCACCATCCTCGGGCTCTCGCTCGCGGTGGTCACCCAGACCGAGGTGCTGATCGGCGGCAGCGAGAAGCAGGCGACCCGCCAGCTCTTCGCCGCCGGTTCGGGTGTCGAGCTCGCCGCGGCCCACGAACTGGTGAGCCGCGACTCGGCGAGCCACCGGATGCGGCTCGGGCAGCGCACCGAGGACGTTCTGGGGCAGGACACGGTGATCGGCGATGACATCTGTTCCTCGCCGTACATCCAGATCGCCACCGGCGTCTGCAACCTCTGCGCGATGAATCAGGACACCGAGTACGCCGCCGTGCAGTACGGCGTCACCGTCAACGCCCTGCGCCGCGGCGACGCCACCCTCGGGGCGAAGAAGTCGGTGGGCGCGGTCATCGCCCTGGAACCCTGGCAGCGCAGCTTCGCCGGTTTCCAGTTCGGCGGTGACGCGCCGCTCCAGACCCCCGACGACCTGACGATCGATGTCGATACGACGACCGAAGTCGACCCCTGCGAGGGTCTCTACCTCAAGATCTAGCGTTCCGGAGAACCGACCATGAAGATCCGAACCTCGAAGCTCCGATTCTCGCTCGCCCTCGCGGGAACGCTCGCTGCGACCTTGACGGTGACCGGCATGCCGCTGTCCGCCGACGATCGCGACATCCTTCGCGAGTCGACGACCAAGCCCTACCTCTTCGTCATCCTCGACACCTCGGGCTCGATGAACTGGGCGCCGAGGTGCACCGCGGCGGATGTCGCGGACGGCGACTGCACCTATCTCTGCCCGACCGGCGACTGTGCGGTGCCTCGCGACGGCGACGACCCGGCGTCGAAGTTCCGCCAGTCCAAGGAAGCGCTCTACGAGGTGTTGAAGGAGGTCGACGACATCGACCTCGGCTTCGCCACCTACAACTCCGACGATCTCGGAGTGACCAACAAGCACTGGCTCTATAAGGTCATCACCGGGGAGCCTCAGATCACTCTCGAGTCCGGGGCGGGATACCCCCTGCACGGCACGGACGAGGTCTTCGGACCGGCGATTGCGTGCGACCGCGGCGATGGCGACGACAATGAGATGGGTTGCTTCGCGACCAGCGATCGCGCCGCAGATACCACAGACATCTGGGAGATGACCAAGGTCCGGCGGCTGCCGAAGTTCGGGGTCAATCCCTCGGCCGCGACCACTCCGGTGAGCTTCTACATTCGCAACGCCAATCAGGTCTACTACGTCACCTACAGCGGCGCGACCCAGGCCTACGACAGCGAGATCCTGGTGCACGTGCGCGTGGACCGCTGCACCGGCACCCCGACGAACGATCCTTCGAACGGCTGCAACGCCGCCAGCGAGCGCACCCTGCAGGGCCAACTGGACATCCGGTACTCCCTGGTCGGCGACTTCATCATGTGGGACTTCAACGTCCGGCGAACCCCGGTCGTCGGATCCTCTGGCAACGGCTATTTCAACGCGACGTTTTCGACTTCGGGCAACACTTGCACCGGCCTCGACCCCAATTCGGACACCGGCTCCGACGATTACCTCGGAGGGAACTTGAAGCAGCTCACCGGCCCGCCGAGCAATCCGGCCGCCTACTACAACCCCACGGGTACGGCGAACGACTGGCGCTTCGAGTACGGCGACTTCGTGCCGCTGTCGTGGACGCTGAGCAACAAGGACCAGCTCCTGAATCGCCTGGCGCCGCGGCTGAACGGCGGCGATCCGGCGACCGACCCGGAAGCCTTCGGAAACGCCACCTATCTGAAAGATCTTCGGGACGGCGCAGAGGCGTTCCTTCGCGTCAAGGACCTCTCCTACAAGCCGCTGATTCCGAGCGGCTCGACGCCCCTGGGGAACTCGCTGAGGAGCTTCCGCAACTGGTTCAAGGGCTGCGACGTCAGCAACAGCGCCTGCAACACCTCCACCGGATGGGACGACTTCGCGGCGGCCAACGACCCTTCGTGGGGCTGTCGA
Protein-coding regions in this window:
- a CDS encoding prepilin-type N-terminal cleavage/methylation domain-containing protein, which gives rise to MIQKLRNRQRGFTLIELLIVVAIIGIIAAILIPNLIDALQKAKQKRTMADMRNVGTAWLSWVTDVVSGAAAGQGVTTWSGTDYLTITHSELFQTLHPSTTFFYLNELPKRDGWKNSYAYGYTQNPLGSQVIAIGSRGRDGATNAATPLAASITIGPFTPTKYDEDIIWADGFFVRWPGGADTGGGS
- a CDS encoding M20/M25/M40 family metallo-hydrolase, translated to MRPVPSSWLAFLLLAATGVGAAPAASDRAVRSPAASLLAAYLAVDTTNPPGNERAGAELLARTLAEAGIESQLLVSPRGRVSLHARLEATTAGTRAGALLLLHHIDTVPAGPGWRHPAHGGEVHAGELWGRGAIDAKGLGVAHLMAFLELARSPQPRRRAVVFLAVADEEAGGGEGTGWLIESHPELFADAAVVLNEGGVNKAVAGRALFWGIEVDQKRPLWLEVAATGRPGHASAANPESATHRLVAGLARLVAAPRPRRVTAAAADFITALARFDPQARGALAEVRALGALRAAGGPGETADADPAGAGAAQPLSLPGFESLLTDTLQVTTLAGSERINVVAGEARAGIDVRLLPDTDEKAFVGEVERILGPGFTVNVRLGSKATPPSSSTSADYRTLAAALAAPAPSAQPAPVPVVPAFIPAFTDSRFFRARGIAAYGLQPFALDGLLLRSIHAPDERIPLTVLDRGVETMTRVLRALASAPPAADPALP
- a CDS encoding prepilin peptidase, yielding MPPIEFFVVYAALVGLIVGSYLNVVVHRLPHQQSTVVPRSRCPQCGAAIRVRDNLPVLSWLLLRGRCRDCGARISVRYPLIELLTAALFAGAVLRFGVTPTAAAGALFSAALLALAAIDVEHFLLPDRITLPGIGLALAAQPLLVWGSLAGALQGALVGAGILLVMAGLWELLRGVEGMGLGDVKMLAMIGAFLGVHGVVVTLVFASFAGSVVGITLLARGSIELQGKLPFGLFLALGGAIALFAGEPLTRAYLALL
- a CDS encoding prepilin-type N-terminal cleavage/methylation domain-containing protein is translated as MPSNPQNSRQAGFSLIELLIGMLIAVEILVAALTIFDVHNRMARVQLQITDMQQSLRVAQYDMVRTTRMAGRGGLPAEFRVDNDDISVPWLRGLAVEVRDNVLEGGDDQVALGIDEPVAQPGTDILTVRGCLSGLLFQMDPTDPTDFTATTLTINRDLPNGRSQDLAQLLEPGFSSPMLLQSSVSRGQYVVAEVASVAGNATSVVLTITFASTLSPPNPLVVALPAGFVPGFACALEEYRYYVRPTNIADANGDIQLSPKLARARMIPGTELPHDEDDANLSLDLADEIFDLQVALGFDTDYDSAGSGVGSFDDDVDSLGVDDVFYEGVDDDARSTDDWLGNSSSDNPAATQYRVNAAIAARPVRLYYVRISTLGRTARRDAKYAAPDFDPVAGEDFIENNNYDVDPASYFKTPENRQFRHRLLRTVVDLRNI